Proteins from a genomic interval of Medicago truncatula cultivar Jemalong A17 chromosome 3, MtrunA17r5.0-ANR, whole genome shotgun sequence:
- the LOC120579568 gene encoding uncharacterized protein, whose protein sequence is MALTFEPISQISSSKPAGNIKARVVRLWKLSDFNRNTLPFSIEMVLMDSEGSRIHASIKKTLWYKFQSEIREGKVYSFENMGVAANGGSYKTTHHPYKLNFQFGTKCLPLFGALVSGSDFKFVPISDIVGGSYDCDYLVDVIGMLTGVGTEREYERNGSATKLNVIAMEADGYKLQCTLFGTYVDKLNTFLATGETANVVVSIQLAKVKVFQGE, encoded by the exons ATGGCTTTAACTTTTGAACCAATTTCACAAATTTCTTCATCAAAACCAGCTGGAAACATTAAGGCTAGAGTTGTTAGATTATGGAAACTTTCTGATTTCAACAGAAACACTTTACCATTTTCTATTGAAATGGTGTTAATGGATTCtgag GGGAGTAGGATTCATGCCTCAATCAAAAAAACTCTATGGTATAAGTTTCAATCTGAAATTCGCGAAGGCAAAGTTTATTCATTTGAAAACATGGGTGTTGCTGCTAATGGGGGGAGCTATAAGACCACCCATCATCCATATAAGCTGAACTTCCAATTTGGAACAAAATGTTTGCCATTGTTTGGTGCATTAGTGAGTGgttctgattttaagtttgttCCAATTTCTGACATAGTAGGTGGTTCTTATGATTGTGACTACTTGGTTG ATGTTATTGGAATGTTGACGGGTGTTGGCACAGAGAGAGAATATGAACGCAATGGCAGTGCTACCAAACTCAATGTCATTGCCATGGAAGCTGATGG ATACAAGCTTCAGTGCACTTTGTTTGGGACTTATGTAGATAAGTTGAACACGTTTTTGGCAACTGGTGAAACTGCTAATGTTGTAGTGTCTATTCAACTAGC